CTCTCCAAAATTTTCTCACTAGGGCGAAAGGGTCACTTTATAGACGTTTGCTTAAGCAAGTTTATCAATGCGATCGCGATCCACTAACAGTTAAACATTATGCTAAAGCTGTAGAAAAATGTTTAGAGGAATTTAAAAATATTGATTGTATTTTTAGTCAATCAACTGTACCAATAGCAGGTTTAAAGACAGAAAAACCAATATTTTTTTGGACAGATGCTACATTTGCTGGCATGGTGGATTATTATCCAAATTTTAAAAATTTATGTTGGGAAACTTTAAAGCAAGGTAGTCAGCTTGAACAAATGGCACTTAATCAAGCTAAGTTTGCTATTTATTCATCAGATTGGGCTGCTAAAAGTGCTATAGATAATTATCAGGTTGATCCAGCTAAAGTTAAAGTTGTTTCTTTTGGCGCAAATCTGAATAAAGAAAAAACATTAGATGAAATTAAACAGTTAATTGCTGCTAAACCAACAGATGTTTGTAAGTTGTTGTTTATGGGTGTTGACTGGAATCAGAAAGGCGGATCAATTGCGCTAAACGTAGCAGAAGAATTAAATAAGGGTGGGTTAAAAACTGAATTAACTATTGTAGGTTGTTATCCGCCAGATTTAGAAGCAATACCCAATTTTGTAAAGTGTAAAGGGTTTATTAGTAAAGCCACTCAAGAAGGTAGAGAAGAAATAGAAAAAGTATTCTCGGAAAATCACTTTTTAATTTTACCTACTAGGGCAGAAGCTTATGGCTTAGTTTTTTGTGAAGCTAATTCTTTTGGTCTTCCCAACATAGCTACTAAAACTGGTGGTGTCCCAACAATTGTTAAGGATGGAGTTAATGGTCAACTCTTTAATTTAGATGATTCTATTTCAGCTTATGTTAATTATATAAATGAGATTTTTGTTAACTATTCTGAATATGTAGAACTGGCATTATCTTCATTTAATGAGTACAAAACTAGGCTGAATTGGGAAGTTGCAGGTAAGAAAGTAAAAAATATAATTTTAGGAGAAGATTAATTTGGCGAATAAAAAAAGATTGTTGTTTATACATGATGCCCTACCTAGCCAAGGAATTTCAGGTCAGATAGTTTTTTTACGTCATTTTGAGCGACTTAAGGATTGGGATATTGAGATAGTTGTACCAGATCAAGTAGTAAGCAATAGCACAACTCCTTTTTCTAGTAACTGGAAAATCCATACATTACCATCACGTCAAACTTTTTGGCCACCTTTTCGAGAAGAAAACCCAATTTTGCTCAAATCTCGAATATGGTTATGGCAAAAATATCTAGAAAAAAATATTTTAGCTAAAAATAAACCAGATGCAATTTTAACTGTTCTTTGGCATTATTATGCTGTTACTGCTGCTAATCTAGCTAAAAAATGGGATATTCCCTTATTTGTAATAATTCATGATTGCTGGGATTTAAGATCTACATCTTCTAGCCAAACTCAAATTAGAAAGCAATATGCTACTAAAGTACTAGCTAATGCTAAAAAAGTTTGGTCAGTTACACGCCAACTAGGTGAATATTTTACTGGAAAAAATTTTAGTAACTTAGAAGTGCTTCCACCAATACCTGCTGGGTATAATGGTACAAAAGTAGGATGGAAAAGCTCATTTACTGAAGCTGCTGTAATTATCTATGCTGGAACAGTCGAAGCTTATCATTATCGCGCTTTCGCGGCAATAGCTACAGCGATGAAAGAGAGTAATGATACTTTGATTATTATTACTAATCCAGGTAATGAAACTGTTAATCAATTAACTAATACTTTTAATAATATAAAATTTATCCCTAGTTTCCCTGAAAATCAGCAAGCTATAGAATTTATCATTAATCATGCTTCTGCTGTGCTAGTATCTTATGGTTTTGCCATTGCAGAAAACCCGTTTGCAGAATACAGCTTTCCTAGTAAGTTTGTTGAGTTTTGTCATACAGGGTTACCTATTTTAGCAGTAGCGCCACCTGAATCCGCTTTTTGTTCATGGCTAGAAGAAAATGATTGGTCTTTGTTGATTCAAGCCGAAGATATTGATGCAATTAAATCAATGCTGCAATTGTTAAAACAGCAAAAGCAATGGGAGGAGATGACATCCCAAACTTCAGCAGTGAGTCAAACATATTTTAATCCTGAAAGAATTCACCAAATTTTTGAATCAGGCTTAAATTCTGTTATTTACAGAGATAACCCCACCCCCAACCCCCCTCCCCGTTAACGGGCAGGGGGCTTAAGAAATGATTTTTTTGTAAAGAAAGCCAATATGACTAAAGAATTTACTGTTTCTCTGCTAGTTCCTTGTTTTAATGCTGAAAATTATCTTGCCGATTTTATTGAAAATATGTCTCGCCAAACTAGATTGTTTGATGAAGTAATTTTTTATGATGATGCTAGTACAGACAAAACAGCCGAATTTTTAAGCAAGCAAACCTTTGGGCGGGTAATTTATGGTGCATCTAATCAAGGGCCATCTATTGCCAGAAATATTCTTTTACATGAATCAAAGAGTGAATTAATTCACTTTCATGATGTTGATGACTGGTTAGAACCTACTTTTTTAGAAGAAACACTTGAAGCGTTAACGCCAGAATGGGATGTTATTCTGACTAATATTCGGGTTTTAGATAGAGAAACTGGAGAAACTCGACACATACATGATTATTCTGGGTTAACTAATGGTGAAGATGCAACTGCTTTTTTCTTGACACATTGTTGTTATCCCATTAATGGGCTATATCGTAGAGAAGTTTTAGAAAAAATTGGTGGTTTTCGGGAAACTTTATTGCGAGATGAAGATCCAGATCTGCATATTAGACTTGCTCATGCAGGTGCGCGGATAAATATAATATCAGAACCTTTGGCACTTAATAGATTTGGTTCAGGCACTTACTCATCTATTTCTTACATAGCTTGTTGGCGTGAACATTTAAAAGCTTTGCAGTATTACACGCAAGAATTACCAAAAAAATATCACGAAATATTGCGTTTAGATAGCGCTAAAATGGTAGGAATGTCTGCTAGTTGTGGAGATTTACAGCTAGCTTATGGTTATCTTAGTTTGTGTGAGTCTCTTGGCGGAAAAGCACATTTTTGGCAAGCTTCCAGTCTGCCAATGAAAATGTTAATTAAGCTGGTAGGTTCTCGTAATGCTCTGAATTTGCGCTATGGTTTTTTGGGAGAAAAGATGCGAAAAATGTTACCTTGGCGGATAGGTTAGAGAGCGTTTAATTTATGTATCTGGTGTCAATCCTTATTCCTGTTTATAATTCGGAGAAGTGGCTGGCGGAAACTTTGGCATCTGCGATTAGTCAAAGTTGGCAGAATAAGGAAATTATTGTAGTAAATGATGGTTCGACTGATAATAGCTTGGCGATCGCACTTAGTTTTGAATCATCTATTGTTAAGGTTATACACCAAGAAAATCGGGGTGCATCTGCTGCGAGAAATCGTGCTTTGCAGGAAGCACAAGGCGATTTTATTCAGTATTTGGATGCTGATGATCTGTTAGCGGCTGATAAAATTGAGCGTCAGGTAGAGATCTTAAGTAAGGAAGAAAATTTTAGTTGCGTTGCTGCGGGAGAATGGGGACGTTTTTTTAATTCCCCGACAGAAGCTAGTTTTATCCCAGAATTATTTTGGCAGGATATGTCACCTGTTGACTGGTTTATTAGTTGTTGGGGTGAGGGTGGGATGATGCAACCTGCGGTATGGTTGATACCACGTGCGATCGCACAAGTGGCTGGTTACTGGAATGAAACTTTAACTTTAAATGATGATGGAGAATATTTTTGCAGAGTAATATTAGCTAGTCAAGGTGTAAAATTTTGTCATGGAGCAAAAAGTTATTATCGCTCTGGTGTTGAGCATAGTTTAAGCAGTAGCATATCTAGAAAGGCGTGGGAATCAGCTTTTACTGCTTGTGAACTTTGTAGCAATCATCTACTAGCAAAAGAAGATAGTCCCCGCACTCGTCAAGCTTGCGCTAATGCTTATCAGAGGATTGTTTATGATGTTTATCCTGATTTAGTAGATTTAGCACAGCAAGCAGAAGCGAAAGTGCGATCGCATGGTGGTTCTAATATGCTCACTCCTGGTGGTTTTGTATTTCAATTACTTAGTAAGGTTGTAGGTTGGAAGCAAGCAAAAATTACTCAAAAATTTATATATAGTTATCTAAAAAGGTAAATTTTTAATTTAAAATTAAAATGCGAATTTTATTAAGTTGCCAACAAGCTACACGCAAGCATCCTGTTCCCGCTTATGATTTTTGGGAAAATTATTTAAAAAAAGGTATTGAAGAAGCAGGGCATGAGTGGGTAGAAGTCCCTGGTGTAGATTGGGCAGAGGGATTGGTATACTTAGAAGATTCAGATCGAGAAGCTTTAAAAGCGTGGCGCGATCGCACTTGGAACCAAACAGTTAGTTATATCAAACAGCAGCATCAAAATAAACAATTCGATTTTTTTCTTAGTTATTTATTTCCTAAACAAGTTGAACCAACTGCTGTCGAAGAAATTAAATCATTAGGGATTCCCTGTGTAAATTTTTTTTGTGACAATGTGAGAGAATTTAAACGAGTTGCGAAAGAATTTTATTGCTTTGATTTACATTGGGTTCCTGAATTTAAAGCTTTGCCAATGTACAAGCAAGCAAAATTAAATTATATCTTTGCCCCAATGCCGCTTTGGATTCCAACCCATCAACGCACCTGCGAACATTCTGAAAATTATGGTGTGAGTTTTATCGGTTCTAGAGATGTTCAAAGAGAAGCTTTGTTTGCTCAGGTAATTAAGTATGGTTTAAACGTAGAGATTAGAGGTGCCGCATGGAGTTCAAGTGACTCAGTTATAAATAATGTGAAATCTGCTAAAAGCTTAGGTACAACTGTATTAAATCAGTGGCGCTTTTTCAATAAAATGGGTTTTCAACCTTTTATTAGAAAAATAACTGAGAAATATCAGCCCAAAATTGCACCCAATACTTTTGATAAATACGTCCGAGAAAAGCCTAATGCAGAGAAGTATGTAGAAATTACCCAGCAAAGTATCATTACTTTGGGTGTTAACCGTTATCCTAGTTATCGCTATCCGTTTAATAAACCTGATACTTATTCACGGTTGCGAGATTTAGAAGCCCCAATGATGGGAGCTTGTTATTTAACTGAATGGACGGAAGGTTTGGATCAACTTTATGAGCTAGGCGAAGAAATAGAAACCTATCGCACAGCACAGGAAATGGTCGAGAAAATTCAGCAGTTAAAAGTTGATTCTGATCAACGTAAAAAAATGCGATGCCAAGGACAAAAGCGGGCTTTGGCAGAACATACAATTCCTCAAAGCCTTGCTAAGATTACTAATTATTTAGGAATTAAATAAGGATGTGGGCATAAATAAACGTATAAGGATTTTACCAATCACCAGTCGCCAGTCGCCAGTCCCAGTCATCGCAGGTAACGTTTAATTTCACCCAGATACTTAATTAGGGAGGAAGCGTGGTTTGAACTTTATTAATAAAAGAAATCACGAGCAATTAAGGATACGTCATTTAAAATAATTGTAGAGACGTTGTATACAACGTCTCTACATTCTTTATGGGAGATGTCTAAAAACTATTTAACTTTAAACTTCCTACTCACCAATCACTAGCCCCCAAACTACTACTGACGAGCAACTTGTCTGCCATTATTAGTATATGTTTGAACATTGCGTAATGCTTGGCTAGCATAAAAATCGCCTGGACGCTCTTTTAATGCCCGCTTAAAATTAACTAAAGCTGTTTGATAATCTCTCTTATTGGTAGCGTCGTAACCCATTCTCATATAACGCTCATATTTAGTTTCTGCGACCTTATTGGCTGATGGTGCATTTTTAGCTTTGACAAAATCCACCATATTCCAATAAGCAATAGTCGCGTAGCGATCGTTAGGGCGTTCTTGAAGTGCTAACTTGAAATAAGATAAAGCTGCTTGGTGGTCTTTTCTTTGAGTAGCTGCATATCCAAGCCGCATATAGCGATCGTAAGCATATTCAGAACCATAAGTAGGAATTCCTTCTTTAGTAGTCGCTGGCGTGGGAACTACTGTTTGAGTTTGGGGAGGTTGTACTATTTTGAGAACTCTTGTTTGAGCGTTGGTATTTTGAGCAGGAGCTAAGATAGCAACAGCTATAAATAAGGGGATATATTTAGCTAAATATGTAAGTTTCATTGCGGATTTTTCCCAACTTTTATAATGTAGTTTTTTAAGTCAAAACTTGCTTTTATATACAAAATACCTTTGAATCACCAGAGTTTCATCTGTCAGAAGTGGATAAAAAGCTAATTAATGTAATCTGTCTATAGATAGATCTATGATTTTATGTGTGAGATCAAATTCGGTCGATTAACCATAATATTCTGAGGGGCGGGTTGACAGATAAAATTTGCTACTGATAAATATTTTTGTTTAACCCGTCCCTACAAGTCAATCGGTTTTTATTACAGGTAATGAGCGCGGACATGATATTAGATATATACCAGATGTAGTGTGACCATCTTGGTCACGCTCTGCTTTCTGCGTAAGTATTGGTGATACTGATAGGATCGAGACAACTATAATATTGCAGGTTATAACTATCCAATCATGACATTGGGCAATTTACGGGATCTCTACCAACAAGTTATCCTAGAACACTACAAGAAGCCGAGACACAAGGGCAAAACTAACCCAGTACATCGGTATCAGAAGGGGCATAACCCTTCCTGCGGCGATACGATTGAGTTGACGTTGCAGTTGAATGATGCAGCTAACCGCATCGAAGATGTAAAGTTTGAAGGTGAAGGCTGTGCGATCGCGATCGCATCTGCTGACTTAATGGCTGAGACCCTGCGGGGTAAAAGTGTAGAGGAAGCCTTGGAAATGGTGCAACGCTTCCAACAAATGATGAAGGGAGAAGTCGAGTTTCCTAAAGAACAACGCAAACTCAACGTCATGCAAGGCGTAGCCCAATTTCCAGTAAGAATTAAATGTGCTAACCTCACTTGGCACACATTAAAAGCTGCGCTGGAATCTAGTAATAGTACACAGCCAGATAACTTTATTAGTAACGAGAAAGAAGAAGCTTAAGCTGTTATGCTCACAACCGCCGATTTCCTCAACATCACTAAGTGGTCAGGTATCTTAACATTACTCTGTGCTGCGATCACAGTACTAGCTTTAATTCTCAAATGGGGCGTGAGGTTCCGGTTTGTGGGAATTACCGGATTTATGTGCGTCCTTACAGGTGGTTTATTTGCCCTGAGTTTAGCACCTTTAACTCACACACTCGTCCCAGGTGCGGTACGCTACTCCCTGACTTACGATACTGGGGGAACACAAACAGTAATTGCTGTCAAACCTGATATTACTGAAACACAATTAGAAGCAACTCTGCGTCAAGCTGCGAATAATTTGTTTTCTTACGGACGTTTAGGACAAGCTCAAACTCAACTAAATATCCGTGCGCGTACAATTATTCATCCTACTGAAGGTGTTTCAGAACCTTTATTACTAGGTGAAGCAAAGCGATCGCTTGCTACTCGTGAAGATGAGCAGTTATCGATCAAAATTTATCACGACAACTTTGCTAAATTGCCTCATCCTGATGCTTAGAATAATCAGATCCCTAACTTAATTAAATTGGGGATCTAGTTGTTCAGTGAACCTTACGGCATTTCAGATGGAAGGCTAATTTAAGAGGATATAGTTTGACATACTCTCCCGTCAAGCTATGCTATGACGGGAGATTCTCCCAGAGTCGCCTTCTAGGATTACTGGCTCAACGAGACAACTTAAATTCTTAATGTCTCCATTAAAAATCCAGAGGTCGGACTCTCCCCAGTCGTTCGGGTTGGTTTCTGTTTGCCCAACAGTACCATTGAGATAACTTCCCAAATATTTCAACCCTTTTTTAAGAATGTTGATTGCTGCGTTGTGGTCACGATCAAGAACTGTTTTACAACTAGGGCATTGATGTGTTCTAGTGCTTAGAGTTTTTTCAACTTTTGCACCACAATTAGAACAATCAATGGTTGTATATTGCGGTGGTACAGCAATACAAACTATTTTGTATATTTTGGCAAAGTAGTTTAACCATTGAGTGAATTGATACCAAGAAGCATCGTAGATACTTTTGGCTAACTTATGGTTTTTTACCATGTTTGACACTTTCAAAGCCTCATAGACTACCAAATCATTAGATTGGACTAACGCCAAAGCATTTTTAATTGCTCTGTCTTTACGCTGTCTTGATACTTTTAAGTGTAACTTGCCTACTTTTACCCTTTGTTTGTGATAATTATTTGACTGTTTTTTACCAATTTTATGACGTTTAGATAGTCTCCTTTGTGCTTTTCTTAAACGTTTTTCAGATTTTCTTAAGTAGCGAGAATTATCAACTGTATTACCTTGGGAGTCTGTATAAAACTCTTTTAGCCCTAGGTCAATTCCTAGGACAGAACCAGTAAACTCACGTTTTTCTTGTCTTTCATAATCAATCAAGAACTGACAATAATAGCCATCGGCTCGTTTTACTACTCTTACCCGCTTTATTTGCTGCTCACAGTAGTAAACTAAAGTTTTTTGACTGCACCACAGGTCAAACGTTCCTGCCTTAAATCCATCAATAAAAGAAATTTTTCTTCTGTCATATGACAGCTTATAGCCAGTTATTTTGTATTCAACTGACCTGCTATGCTTTTTAAATTTGGGAAAACCTTTCTTTTTAACAGATGTATTACGACAGTCAGCATAAAACTTGGAGATGGATTGCCAAGCTCTATCAGCACTTGATTGACGGGCTTGAGAATTAAGTTTATTTACCCAAGGCGTTGTAGAATCTTTGGCTAAAACGGCGCAAAGTTTTTGCAAGTCATTTCTTGTAGTTCCTTTGTTATCCAGCCAATACTTTATACACTTGTTCCTAATGAACTGTGCGGTTCTAATAGCTTCATCAAGCTTATAGTATTGCTCTGGAGTACCGTTTTTAAGCTTGGCTTCTACAACTAACATATAGATAATCTTCGACCTGAGATTAACTTGAGTTTAATATACTTTACCCAAAATTGATAGAATTAAACTATATTGTTGCTACGCTTTTATTCGTTGGTAGGATTTCATCCCCCCGCTAATACGACCTATATAGCGGGGGCATTCATCCGACATTTTTAGGTAAACTTGTATATATGCCCCATCAATCCCCTTTAGCCTTGTCTAGTCAAACCGCTAATTCGCTTTGCCTGACAGTAGCACCATCTCAAGTGCTGCAAGGTACAGATGCGTTGCAACAAGCAATAGTGGTGATCGCCCGCTTAGGCAAACGTCCCATAGTTGTCAGAGGCGATCGCACTCTGTCCGACACCCCGCAACTGCAACCCCTACTAAATATGCAGTTACCAGTTGCAGAAGCGGCTTATATTCCAGATTGTAGTGAAGCTAGTTTAGAATCTTTAAAACAAGCTGTAGCAAATCATCAAGCTGATGTAATTATCGGTGTTGGTGGTGGTAAAGCATTAGACACAGCCAAATTAATTGCTTACCAATGTCAATTACCAGTTGTAACTATTCCAACATCAGCCGCTACTTGCGCTGCTTGGACAGCACTTTCTAACGTTTATTCTGACGAGGGTGCATTTTTATATGATGTTCCCCTACCTAAATGCCCTGACTTATTAATACTCGATTACGGCTTAATTCAAACAGCGCCACAGCGTACCTTAGTAGCTGGAATTGGGGATGCGATCGCCAAATGGTACGAAGCATCTGTTAGTAGTGGTAGTTCCGAACAAACCTTAATCATTGCCGCAGTCCAACAAGCAAGAGTATTGCGCGATCTTCTCTTCCAAAAATCAGCCACAGCACTCAAAGAACCAGGAAGTACAGTTTGGCAAGAAGTCGTAAACGCCACTGTCTTACTAGCTGGTGTCATCGGTGGCTTAGGCGGGGCGCAATGCCGTACAGTCGCAGCCCATGCAGTCCATAACGGCTTAACTCACCTACCAGGTAGCCACAACGCCTTACACGGCGAAAAAGTGGCATACGGAATTCTCGTACAACTGCGTTTAGAAGAAATGGTGCAGGGTAACAAACTAGCAGCAACAGCACGGCAACAATTATTAAAGTTCTATGCTGAGATTAACCTGCCTCAAACCTTAGACGATTTAGGTTTAGGAGAAATTACACTTACACAGCTACGTCACGCTGCTGAAATCGCCTGTAACCCTAACTCTGATATCCATCGACTACCATTTGAGATTGTTCCAGATCAATTAATGGCAGCAATGGTATCTACAACAACACCAGTTGAGGCGGGACGTTCTAATTTAGGTATAGCAGCAATAAATAGCACCGCAACGCAGGGAAGCGAAGACACGGATATTTAAAACTTGCATAATTTAGGGTGACGGGGTGAGCAAAGCCTCGGTAATTACCAATTTATTGCAAAAACTGTGGATTTCTTTATTAAGTAAGCTTTGAAAAAATAAAAATATTTTCTGCAAACTAAAAGCTTAATAACTGAACATATCCATTACATCCGTTAACCCCAAACCAGTAATATATCCGTTACATCCGTTAACCATCCGTTGCCAAAGATGACTTTAGATTGGATTAGCCCAGCGAAACGCCTCTCTGAACTACCACCTTATGTTTTTGCCCGCTTAGATGAACTCAAAGCTAGTGCGCGTGAACAAGGGTTGGATTTAATCGACTTAGGAATGGGGAATCCTGATGGATCAGCACCCCAACCAGTGATTGAATCTGCGATCGCAGCTTTGCAGAACGCCAATAATCACGGTTATCCCCCGTTTGAAGGTACTGCCAGCTTCAGACGTGCCATTACCACTTGGTATAATCGTCGCTACAACGTAAAACTCGATCCCGATAGTGAAGCGTTACCTTTACTTGGTTCAAAAGAAGGTTTAGGTCATCTTGCCCTGGCATATCTTAATCCTGGGGATATCGTATTAGTCCCCAGCCCTTCTTACCCTGTACATTTTCGTGGCCCGATCATTGCTGGCGCTACTGTCCACAGTATGATCTTGAAGCCAGAAAAAGATTGGGTAATTGATTTATCCGAAATTCCAGATGATGTAGCTAGACAAGCTAAAATTCTGTTTTTCAACTATCCTAGTAATCCGACAGGGGCAACTGCACCCCGCGAATTTTTTGAAGAAATAGTTGCTTTTGCCCGTCATTATGAAATTTTGCTAGTTCACGATTTATGCTATGCAGAATTAGCTTTTGATGGTTATCAACCAACCAGCTTATTAGAAATTCCTGGTGCTAAGGAAATTGGAGTAGAATTTCATACCTTATCAAAAACCTATAATATGGCAGGTTGGCGAGTTGGTTTTGTTGTCGGAAATCAACATATTATTCAAGGGTTGCGGACACTAAAAACTAACTTGGACTATGGCATTTTTGCTGCTTTACAATCAGCAGCAGAAACCGCTTTACAAATGCCAGATGAATTTGTTACCCAAGTGCAAGATCGTTACCGCGAACGTCGGGACTTTCTGATTGCAGGGTTAGAAAAGTTAGGATGGAAAATTCCTAAACCAAAAGCCACAATGTATTTATGGGTTCCTTGTCCTCCAGGGATGACTTCAACGGATTTTGCTTTATCAGTATTGCAAGAAACTGGAGTTGTTATGACTCCTGGTAATGCTTTCGGTAGTGGTGGCGAAGGGTATGTGAGAATTAGTTTAATTGCAGAGTGCGATCGCTTAGGTGAAGCGTTAAAACGTTTAGAAGCAGCAAACATTCGTTATCAAGCTGAAGCTGTTGTTTCTAGCTAAATAAATTTCAGCTTACGGTTGGAGTTGAGTTAATCAGCTAAAAAAATCTGTTCTTGCTTAATTGTTACCTGTTGGTAAGTGGTTCAACCTGAAAACATCTAAAACCCAAAGTATATCTCCTCCCCGTATGTGCTACCCACACACTGCGTTAGTACGGGGATGGGTTTTACGTTTAATTATCAGTAGAGCTACAAAATTTGAAGAAGAATGTTGATTAACTAAGAAAATATCAAGATTTATTAAATAGGGTTACTGAATTTTATTTTAACCTGCTAAATTTGCTCAATTTATTACAATAATTAAAATACTAAAATAAATTAACGCTGCTAGTATAGCAGTCAGCAGTCAGCTTAGGCTACGCCACGGCGCAGAGCGCCTACAGCTATCAGCTTTTTCCAAAGCATTTGTTAGTAATGGTTTCAGCCATTTAAGAAGGCTTAACTTCCCTAGCTACTGCTATATCTAAGTTTAAAATTTAAGGTTAACTGAAAATGAGCTGGATATTGTATGAGGCGTTAGAACTAAAGGATAGTTCTGTGCAAGTTTTATGTCATGAAACTTTGAAGCGCCTTTAAAAAAGCTTAATTCACTACAGTTACGATGAACAATTTAATCTTTAAAGCCTGGGAATGGTTCATAAAGCTGCTATATAAACGCACAGTTCTAATTTTGACGCTTTTCTTCTGCGTTGGAATCGGAGTGGCTTTATCAAATATGTCTCGTCTGTCTTCAAATCTAATTGAATCACAAGCACTTTCAAGTGCCAAATTGATTGCCGAAGCCACAACCCAAGCAGTCGCACTCTACAGCGAACAGGCTGTTGATCGTGCCAAAACAGTTCCTGGGATTACTGTGATTCATAACTACCCAACTTTAAAAGGAGGAATCCCACTACCATCAACATACGCGATCGAACTTGGGCAGGAGATCACTGAAAACAAAACTGGGATGTCAGCACGGGTGTATAGTGACTACCCATTTCCTTGGCGAGTAGCTGAAGGTGGAGCTAAAGATTCTTTTGAATTGGAAGCT
This DNA window, taken from Oculatellaceae cyanobacterium, encodes the following:
- a CDS encoding iron-containing alcohol dehydrogenase family protein yields the protein MPHQSPLALSSQTANSLCLTVAPSQVLQGTDALQQAIVVIARLGKRPIVVRGDRTLSDTPQLQPLLNMQLPVAEAAYIPDCSEASLESLKQAVANHQADVIIGVGGGKALDTAKLIAYQCQLPVVTIPTSAATCAAWTALSNVYSDEGAFLYDVPLPKCPDLLILDYGLIQTAPQRTLVAGIGDAIAKWYEASVSSGSSEQTLIIAAVQQARVLRDLLFQKSATALKEPGSTVWQEVVNATVLLAGVIGGLGGAQCRTVAAHAVHNGLTHLPGSHNALHGEKVAYGILVQLRLEEMVQGNKLAATARQQLLKFYAEINLPQTLDDLGLGEITLTQLRHAAEIACNPNSDIHRLPFEIVPDQLMAAMVSTTTPVEAGRSNLGIAAINSTATQGSEDTDI
- a CDS encoding aspartate aminotransferase, producing the protein MTLDWISPAKRLSELPPYVFARLDELKASAREQGLDLIDLGMGNPDGSAPQPVIESAIAALQNANNHGYPPFEGTASFRRAITTWYNRRYNVKLDPDSEALPLLGSKEGLGHLALAYLNPGDIVLVPSPSYPVHFRGPIIAGATVHSMILKPEKDWVIDLSEIPDDVARQAKILFFNYPSNPTGATAPREFFEEIVAFARHYEILLVHDLCYAELAFDGYQPTSLLEIPGAKEIGVEFHTLSKTYNMAGWRVGFVVGNQHIIQGLRTLKTNLDYGIFAALQSAAETALQMPDEFVTQVQDRYRERRDFLIAGLEKLGWKIPKPKATMYLWVPCPPGMTSTDFALSVLQETGVVMTPGNAFGSGGEGYVRISLIAECDRLGEALKRLEAANIRYQAEAVVSS